One Saccharospirillaceae bacterium DNA segment encodes these proteins:
- a CDS encoding VOC family protein, with translation MNEHEKINYVEFPTCDMRATRNFFVDAFGWQFQDFGPDYMAFSRQGIEGGFFRANLRSCTQNGAALLVLYSQNLEATKASIEKAGGRIVKDVFDFPGGRRFHFSEPSGNELAVWSDC, from the coding sequence ATGAATGAGCATGAAAAAATTAACTATGTCGAATTTCCAACCTGCGACATGAGGGCCACCCGTAATTTTTTTGTGGACGCCTTTGGCTGGCAGTTTCAGGATTTTGGCCCGGATTATATGGCGTTTTCGCGACAGGGAATTGAGGGCGGTTTTTTCCGTGCCAATTTACGTTCATGCACGCAAAACGGTGCGGCGTTGCTTGTGTTGTACAGTCAGAATCTGGAAGCCACCAAAGCGTCCATTGAAAAAGCCGGTGGTCGTATTGTTAAGGATGTTTTTGATTTTCCGGGAGGAAGGCGTTTTCACTTTTCAGAGCCGAGCGGCAATGAGCTGGCAGTATGGAGTGATTGCTGA